A part of Rhodamnia argentea isolate NSW1041297 chromosome 8, ASM2092103v1, whole genome shotgun sequence genomic DNA contains:
- the LOC115754122 gene encoding protein TONNEAU 1a-like isoform X2 encodes MDDYTREMMDLKTLVTRTLEKKGVLAKIRAELRASVFEAIEEEDHVVETEGLPPALLGSCNERAKQLHASPSGRLLTALISEYLDWAQLNHTLKVYLPECNLQKDFWKAELKEFSSKNGYDINRNGDSGPLLLDVLEGFLKYETLTKPRGAGRRMTATDGDSIPLESRDVRRPSSSVAGGLPPLGRSAPAAQASGRRAGSSTSNYRKDEYNWRYDNDELPDDIVRASAALENLQLDRKARNLTSSWRDGISEDDGRVDHM; translated from the exons atggacGACTACACGAGAGAGATGATGGACCTCAAAACCCTAGTCACTCGCACTCTTGAGAAGAAAGGTGTCCTGGCGAAGATCCGG GCTGAACTGAGGGCAAGTGTATTTGAGGCAATTGAAGAGGAGGATCATGTTGTGGAGACAGAAGGTTTACCTCCTGCTTTGTTAGGTAGCTGCAATGAACGGGCAAAACAACTTCATGCTTCTCCTTCAG GGAGGCTGTTAACAGCATTAATTTCTGAATACTTGGACTGGGCGCAACTGAACCACACGTTAAAAGTTTATCTGCCCGAGTGTAATTTG CAAAAGGATTTTTGGAAAGCTGAACTGAAGGAATTTAGCAGCAAGAATGGATATGATATTAACCGAAATGGAGATAGTGGTCCTTTGCTGTTGGATGTGCTTGAAGGATTTTTAAAATACGAG ACTTTAACCAAACCAAGGGGTGCGGGAAGGAGAATGACTGCTACAGACGGCGATTCCATACCATTAGAGTCTCGGGATGTTCGTAGGCCTTCGTCATCTGTTGCTGGGGGCTTACCCCCATTGGGAAG GTCTGCTCCAGCTGCCCAGGCATCTG GTAGGAGAGCTGGCTCCTCAACATCTAATTATAGAAAAGATGAGTATAATTGGAGATATGATAATGACGAGCTCCCTGATGATATCGTCCGAGCATCAGCTGCTTTAGAAAATCTTCAGTTGGACAGGAAAGCTAGGAATCTCACTTCTTCTTGGCG GGATGGGATCTCTGAAGATGACGGGAGGGTGGACCATATGTAG
- the LOC115754122 gene encoding protein TONNEAU 1a-like isoform X1, which produces MDDYTREMMDLKTLVTRTLEKKGVLAKIRAELRASVFEAIEEEDHVVETEGLPPALLGSCNERAKQLHASPSGRLLTALISEYLDWAQLNHTLKVYLPECNLQKDFWKAELKEFSSKNGYDINRNGDSGPLLLDVLEGFLKYETLTKPRGAGRRMTATDGDSIPLESRDVRRPSSSVAGGLPPLGRSAPAAQASGRRAGSSTSNYRKDEYNWRYDNDELPDDIVRASAALENLQLDRKARNLTSSWRHAGDGISEDDGRVDHM; this is translated from the exons atggacGACTACACGAGAGAGATGATGGACCTCAAAACCCTAGTCACTCGCACTCTTGAGAAGAAAGGTGTCCTGGCGAAGATCCGG GCTGAACTGAGGGCAAGTGTATTTGAGGCAATTGAAGAGGAGGATCATGTTGTGGAGACAGAAGGTTTACCTCCTGCTTTGTTAGGTAGCTGCAATGAACGGGCAAAACAACTTCATGCTTCTCCTTCAG GGAGGCTGTTAACAGCATTAATTTCTGAATACTTGGACTGGGCGCAACTGAACCACACGTTAAAAGTTTATCTGCCCGAGTGTAATTTG CAAAAGGATTTTTGGAAAGCTGAACTGAAGGAATTTAGCAGCAAGAATGGATATGATATTAACCGAAATGGAGATAGTGGTCCTTTGCTGTTGGATGTGCTTGAAGGATTTTTAAAATACGAG ACTTTAACCAAACCAAGGGGTGCGGGAAGGAGAATGACTGCTACAGACGGCGATTCCATACCATTAGAGTCTCGGGATGTTCGTAGGCCTTCGTCATCTGTTGCTGGGGGCTTACCCCCATTGGGAAG GTCTGCTCCAGCTGCCCAGGCATCTG GTAGGAGAGCTGGCTCCTCAACATCTAATTATAGAAAAGATGAGTATAATTGGAGATATGATAATGACGAGCTCCCTGATGATATCGTCCGAGCATCAGCTGCTTTAGAAAATCTTCAGTTGGACAGGAAAGCTAGGAATCTCACTTCTTCTTGGCG GCATGCTGGGGATGGGATCTCTGAAGATGACGGGAGGGTGGACCATATGTAG
- the LOC115754121 gene encoding probable serine/threonine-protein kinase PBL7, whose translation MGWCPCSGKSKKTTKKKHSTKSDYQIQSTSDKLKVKPAFNVSKEGDKDGGSDHIAAHTFTFRELASATKNFRSDCLLGEGGFGRVYKGRLEGTNQVVAIKQLDRNGLQGNREFLVEVLMLSLLHHPNLVNLIGYCADGDQRLLVYEYMPLGSLEDHLHDLPPDRKRLDWSTRMRIAAGAAKGLEYLHDKANPPVIYRDLKCSNILLDEGYHPKLSDFGLAKLGPVGDKTHVSTRVMGTYGYCAPEYAMTGQLTLKSDVYSFGVVLLEIITGRKAIDNSKAAGEHNLVAWARPLFRDRRKFSQMADPTLQGQYPARGLYQALAVAAMCVQEQPNMRPVIADVVTALSYLASQMYDPDSESAQSFRSSSSTPRARRDQ comes from the exons ATGGGTTGGTGTCCCTGCTCTGGGAAATCAAAGAAAACCACAAAGAAGAAGCACAGCACTAAATCGGACTATCAGATCCAATCAACTTCAG ACAAACTGAAGGTAAAGCCGGCCTTCAATGTAAGTAAGGAGGGGGATAAGGATGGAGGGTCTGATCACATTGCTGCTCACACTTTCACATTTCGTGAACTGGCTTCTGCAACGAAGAATTTCAGGTCAGACTGCCTCTTGGGAGAAGGCGGTTTTGGCAGAGTATATAAAGGGCGTTTGGAGGGTACAAATCAG GTTGTTGCTATTAAGCAACTTGATCGCAATGGGCTGCAAGGGAACAGGGAATTTCTGGTCGAAGTCTTGATGCTAAGCCTACTTCACCATCCTAATCTTGTAAATTTAATTGGTTATTGTGCTGATGGCGACCAAAGGCTATTAGTTTATGAATATATGCCATTGGGTTCTTTGGAAGATCATTTGCATG ACCTACCGCCAGACAGAAAGCGACTTGACTGGAGTACAAGAATGAGAATAGCTGCAGGCGCTGCGAAGGGTTTGGAGTATTTGCATGATAAAGCCAATCCCCCAGTCATATATCGTGATTTAAAATGCTCGAATATCCTACTTGATGAAGGTTATCACCCCAAATTATCTGATTTTGGTTTGGCCAAACTGGGTCCTGTTGGGGACAAGACTCATGTATCTACCAGAGTAATGGGAACCTATGGGTACTGTGCACCTGAATATGCAATGACTGGGCAGCTTACGTTAAAATCCGATGTTTATAGCTTCGGAGTGGTCCTTCTAGAAATTATCACTGGTAGAAAAGCAATTGATAACTCAAAAGCTGCTGGGGAGCACAATTTGGTTGCATGG GCCCGTCCCTTATTTCGAGATCGGAGGAAGTTTTCACAGATGGCTGACCCGACACTGCAAGGGCAATACCCGGCGAGAGGCTTATACCAAGCTCTTGCTGTGGCCGCTATGTGTGTTCAGGAGCAGCCTAACATGAGGCCAGTCATTGCAGATGTGGTGACGGCGCTTAGTTATCTAGCTTCCCAAATGTACGACCCAGATTCGGAGTCGGCTCAGAGTTTCCGTTCAAGTTCCTCCACTCCCAGAGCAAGAAGAGATCagtga